In Pempheris klunzingeri isolate RE-2024b chromosome 5, fPemKlu1.hap1, whole genome shotgun sequence, the DNA window ggTGACAAATAGTCCATCTGGATGTGATGCAGTTCAATGAgcagtgtgttctgtgtgtgtgtgtgtgtgtctctcagtaGATTCGGCCTCGGCTCCTGTTGCCTCTGGTTCCAAAACCTCGTCCTCGGCCGCCCCTGAAGCCACCACGTTGCTCTGcagtcaacaaaacaaacacttagGACAGACAAACATATTCTAACCTGAACAGTACTGAGTATGAGACAGATGCCAGTTTTGgataacaaacacacataactgACAGGAACTTGTGACAACGACATATTAAAGACACAACTAGAGGTGTCTACTCGTTGTGTCTTtgaatttgttcatttaaaaatcatgtGTAATGAACAGGACGGATCACAGTTCAGGAATAAACTCAGTTTTGGACAAACTGTAACAGGAGCATCGTTTCTGAATGACCACAAAAATATCTTTAGCATTTCTGCACTGATTTATTTTAACTTACTGGccgtaaaaaaaataaaaaacaacgACTAATATTTGTATTTCCCGTCATCGGTTTTTATAACATAACTTCACACGAAGATTATAACTACAAACGTTTGGTTGTCCAACCATAACTTcaacagaatatatatattattatattataatatgttTGCCTGGTGTTTCATATGATGAATGGCCAGTCTGAAGGCCAGGTGACTGTTACTGATAGTTAAACTATGACTGACAGACAGGACCAGGAGGCTCGTGGCTCTGAAGCTCAGCTGATGGCAGCATATTTAGCTATTTATTGTATATAACAACCGTATGGATCATTCAGATTAACAATGGAGAATTGTCCATTCAATTACTGCAAACCCAGGCGGACTGGAGCTGCCGTCTAATTGTGTTTGCTAAATaaacttaaattaaatataaaatgaatgaaataaccCAGTGTTTAGTAAAATCCATAAAAGGTGAACATGCTGCacaacagtgtgaaaaaaaaaagtgttcctCACCGTAATTAAAATTGCCAATGGATGCGCTGTACTTGCCGCTGGGGGGGTTGTATATTTGCCGTGCGTCCCTTCGGGGCTGAGGAGAGACCTGTTTTTTTGTGGTGGCACCGGAGCCCATCTCCTCACCTGACGGGCGCTTGGGTctacaaacacaaaccagaAGTAGATGATGAGGACCTGGACCCTGCTGCCGTGTGTTTGGATCCCCACTAAGGTCGAATCGAAAGGTGCTTCTATCATTTTTAACGTTAAACATCGAACATTGAAGAGGGAGCAGACTTACGCTACTGCTTCTGTCTTCTGGACAGGTTTCCAGGACAGAGTGACTGTGCTCTTAAATGATGGAGGGTTGTGGAAGAGATCctggatgaaaataaagattgagagacaaaaagaaaactattGGTCATCGTGTACATCTTCTATTTCCCCTCCTAATTAACCAAGTGAtcagaaaaatagaaacaatataatgCCATCTAATACAATCATCATGTCTGAATCCTCACTAGTTGTTGATAGTGTCAGAAAGGTGCCTTGGTTGGTtggatattattattatcatcattattaagagatgtttctgtttttctatatACATAAATGATGCTTTAACATAttgcagctcagctcagcaccATGAAGCATCGTCTGAAAACCTACCACAGAAACAACTCCATACACAAACAACCTGAGCAGCAGTAGTAGATGAAAACTGGACATTTGAAGTTTATCGTGTTGCATCATGCAGGCGTCATTACTGTAGTCACTGTGTATGTGACCAACATCTTACCTTGATGAGGACATTGATGTTGTTTGTGATCTTGAGGGCCACCACTTTGATCTTGTTCTGATTACACACAAGAGACAAGTTAGTCTTTGACATATTTTCACCGCAGAATTATCTCACTTTGCGTGTTTGTTGACTTTATGCATCAAGTTTCTATTCAAGCAAAGCAATCCAACTTCAGATGACAGTCGCTGTTACCTCTTCTGTCTTCAGAGCGTCGCCTGTCTTGCCTTGCAGTGCTACTCGCAGCTGTCTGATGTAAACCTGCAGGCCTCTGGCAAAATACTGTAACCTGTTTAAACAGAAATCACATCCAATTCAATGTAAAAAGTTTGGGGATGAAATGCCCAAGATGAGCCTGACAAGCTCAAAATCACACTTTGGTTTAAGCTCACTCATGTTATTACTTCCTTTGTGTGTAACTCCCTCACCTGATCTTGAAGTCTTTGAGACGCTCAGCATCCACTTTGTCGATGAGGAAGTCTGGCAGCTTCTTGCCCAGCTGGTGGAAGCCGAACAGGAGACACTCCACATAACTGAACTGCAGTTTGGGCTCCTCGTTTGCTGAGTTCTCACcgttctccacctcctctggtGGCAGAGGCATGAACTCctaatgaaacagaaaaatcaggggaaaaaaaaatcaggaccAAAACCTATTTTAGTGTCAAATAGCTTGGAGCATTAGAGGGAATATATATTAAAACTAATatatgggattttttttaaatactagTATTTTTTACCAGTACTTATTGTGGAGCATGCACTGGGATACCGCTAAAATAAGCCAATTAATTCTAGAAATTGTTACTAATAGGGCCACTTACAAAGTGTATTTAAAAATAGACAATGTGACTCCGCTTCCTCTCACTGTATAAAAATAAAGCCTAAATATTctggacacaggagctgccaTCTTGTACTGGTGGAGACGCAATCAGTGCTGCGcagactctggctccaaatAGACCCCCCCAACCCAGAGACCCACGACATATCACTATATTTCAGTGGCATCAAATAATAAACTGACCAGAATAAGAAGTACCCAAAATGACAGACTATctttaacatttatattttttaaaaatagattttactTTGTTCTGTGTCCCATCCACTAACACTGACACAGTGGGCTTTATGAACCCGTCATGCCATCTGTTTTTATACACAGTCTACGGGGACACTGTTTTAAATTCCCCACGTTGATTACTACAACCTTTTTGCATCTTACAGATAATCCTGTAAGCACGTACTTCAATAACTTCTTCCCTACTTTGAgttgcaaaaaaagaaaattgttgGTTCAAATACACAAACCAGATGGAACAATAATATAAGCCATGCTCATGACTGTCCCAAGCAACAGTTATTTAAGGAAACTAAGCTAGAAAATTAAACTTCAGTTGACCAGGAGAGCCCACAGTAGAAAGCTGACCATGTGTGCAACAGtatgaatgtaaataaaagaaaatactaaaaaaaaaaaagagcagtaaAATCTCAGAATGAATCAGGGAGAAAActgcctgtgtgtattttgatgTTTGAGTACATTTCCATTTGTATTCCTCTGtgtccaacaacaacaacaacaacaggaccGTCCGTTCTCACCAGCAGCTTGGTAAACAGCATGTTGAGGTTGGCCTCCAGCTTCTCCATGTCTCCACAGAACGGACTCATCTCAGCCAGCAGCTTcagcacctacacacacacacaaacacacagcgtaATGTGCATTGCTAATGAGAAACAGTGTTGCGTGGTGCAGACTAATGACCCATTAACAACATGCAGTTGGCTGACACCTCTGACAGGTGGCTGCCACGCTGACTTTGTTTACTACTACAACCGCTCACCAAATGTCAGACATTAGGAGTATCGACCTCACACCTGTGGCCATATTCGTCGGGCCTCTCAGGAGTAGAAGTGCTGATTCGGGTTGAATAAATGCAGGTCGGGTAACAAGTCTTTGTGTCTAATGGCCACACTGGCTTGTAAACAGCAACGGTGAATAGGCGCTGGTCTTTTTGAACGAGGCTGTACTGTTGTGAGGTCGGGTGGTGGGGGGCAGCATCAGCTGACAGCGTCATGGAGAAGAGGCAAGTCAGAGAGGTCACAAATTCAAAACAGTTCGTCTGCTAAGAGTCGAGGACAAAACACGGCGTCACAGTTGCTGAATTTACCCACAACTGAACCAGAGTTTCAAAGTAAATGGGTTTAAGCTGCAGATTGTGTTTTCACGGAATTTCAAGCTCGTTGATTAGATGTTTCTTGACATAGTTCTCCTCGAGAGTCTACCTTGAAACAGCTTGTATCTTTATAAAAGGAGGAGACATATTCTGACTATTTTCTGTACTGGTGATTTTACTATGAGACTTTCATACAAATCCAGTTTTACTTCTGGtgccaaaaaaaaccctcatatTTCAAGTTTCATAGTAGAATTACGCAGAACACACAACAGTTTTAACCCATCTTTTTACAGCTGAATCcaacacaaaatatacaaaagtaaGTGCCTTAAGGTTTTTGCTAAAACTGATGATCATTGGTCCAAATATCACTGACACGGGCATCAAGGGGATGTAGAAGTCTACTTTTAGATATCATTTCAATCATACCACAGCAATAACCACAACCATGTCCGATAGTCCATTAGTCCAAGACTGCAACaccagggtggtggtggtgtgacAAATTAATGTAAGAAGAAAACGCTAATTTCATCATTagacattaaaaagacaaactcaCCTCCAACTGAATGTCCAGCTCAGCCACAGGACTTGTCAGAGCGCTGAGGTTGGTCAGGACGTGTTCACAGAAGTAGGTTACAAAACGTGTGGAATGGACGTTTTTCTATAAAGACAGGAGATAAACATGATTACTCATCGTAACTGTGTTCCTGTAAGAGGACTGGATATGTGTAAGAACATAATACTGAGCAACTAATTTGATAATCCATTAATAATCATTTATGTCCTTCATACAAACATGAATATGCTGATTCCAACATCTCAAATCtgaggatttgcagcttttctgtgtCTTATGTAatggtaaaatgtttttttacaatAAGCAAAGCAAGGACACAACTTTGAATGTTTGTGATGAGTGAATTCTAGTGAAAGTTTCCTCTATTTTTGAGTCAATTAACagattaatcaaaaaataaGATCGCTTGTCAACTCTGACATTATGTCATGTGTTTTAATGTATGGTGCATGCAAGACGTTCTCATTTTGAGTTCAAGTTCAAgcattgttttctgtcatgctGAAAGTTTTTAATGTCAGCTGCCATTGTTTCTGGACACATTCAGCAGTGATTTATAAGGCTCTTCTTAAGTACTTACAAACGCTGATATTATGCCAAAAAATGTTGaattctcattaaaaaaaatcttttaaaggCACTAAAACCTTTTAATTGAACTTGGCAAAACACTTTTCTAATCTATGTTAAGTCATTATTTGGTCAGTGAACTTGGTTGATGTGAAGTGCGCTGGTTGTTCTCACAGAGAAGAGGGGCAGGGCCTGGCGTGTGCACTGCAGCAGGCGGTCAACAGTATCGGGATCAGCTGGGTTGAGGGCCTGCTCCAGGAAAGCCTGTtccaccaccagctccaccagctgctgTCGTCCGTTCACCGTCTGCAGCACCCGAAGGCCCGATACTACACGCATCAACAGCACAAACTCCTCTCCCGTCACATCCTCCAGGACCTGaggagaacaaaagaaaaaccctCAAACGTgtgttcctttcttttttcagcaGTCCAACATCTATCAAACGCTCCATTGTCATTTGAACTCCCAGTCAGACGATTTTCAGCAAAGGTAACATGTAAAGCAAAATCTCATCTCCACTTTCTAAATGGTAATTAAACCCGTGGCCATATTATACTGGGGGAGAGTTGTTGATGGACTCGTAGATTCACAAATCAGTTCACcaatttacaaaacaaatgcaagaaCACAATATGGAGTGATGTAATTTGATGTAAATTACCTTTGTTACATTCAGGCGTAAAGAAAAAGTTCACTCATCTTTGATCAAAGACCACTGATCAGTTCTACACTATATGCTAACCTTCTTTGTCTCTGCAAAGACGTAGTCCTCCACCTCCTTTGTCATGACGTCCTCTGGCAGGGTCTTCAGTTTGGCTGACAGAAACTTGATGGCTCTTTCCCGCACGATGTCTTCTCCCTGCAGGATCTGAGAGAAGAGGCCTCCGAGAGTACCTgagcaacaaaacacagcaggaaaaaggATTGTGTTGATGAAAGTCATTAAAAACTCAGTGGGATTACAATCTGAACTAACTAACTCAACTATCATGAAATACAAGCTAAATTGTAATCTCATGattacaaaaaaggaaaatccaATCACCCTATTGAGCAGGTAGAGAAATCTGCATGACAGAAGAGATTACAAATTATGAGGGATTATttccaaaaaagaaataaacttaTTCAGATCAACTGGCAGCGATGGATGAATGATGCTAACAGGAGCAATTCACACAGGTATCTGTATAAAACATTCACATGGCCAATGACACAGCCCTGAGTGAAATGATATAGTTCACAACAAGCCCGCTCTACAAGTAGAGAGAAATCTCACTCTGGGATAAGTATCccaaggaggaagaaaagaatcCTTAAAAAGAATTAAGAAGCAAACAGGAGCAACACTCACCCTTTGCATCGATCTTGAAGATAGAAATAAGTGCTGCATTCACTTGGTTGAACTCTGCTGTATCATCTGAAAGCACAAACAATTACAGATTCTTCAGTGGTCATTCTATGAGATTTTTACTGAACAGTAGCAGATCACAGCAATCAAGACATCAACGTGCTTGGTCAGACTGACAAGCATATCCAGGGATTAACACTGTCTGACAAACAGAGTAGAATATTCACAATAGATCACAGCTGGGACTGAAGTAAACAACACAGCCACACTTAAAGCCTGTAAAACCACCTCTGTCAGTGAAGttgcttgttaaaaaaaactaatttaaaaccCTAACAGGACATAGAGGTCCCGCAAGTATTCAGCTTGAGGAATCTAATACCTGTCTGAAGGAGCTGGGTGAGAATATCTGCAACTCTGAGGATGTTCTCGCCAGTTGCAAAACGCGGGAGCTCCTTGATGGCCTGCCTTCGAATCTGGGCAAAGACAagtacacatacacagagaggTGGTTAGAAAAGACTACTGTGAATCCAGACAGTCAAGGGAGGAAACTCCACATCAAACTAGGAACATATGAAGCAGCAAATTTTAACGCTAATAACCTTAAAGGTCAAGGCCGACTCTGCGGGTGCCACAGAGTCTACTGGGGTGTCCATGCACACCCGTGTCCTTAAGTACTCACCgacacatcctcatcttcacaGAGGTCAAGCTGAGCGTTAATGGCTGCGTCGGCCAGTTCTGGAAAACTGCTGAAGAACTTGGGGATAAACTGCGCTGCCAGGCGCTTCTCCTTCGGGCCGCCCTTCACGCCATCCAAGATTACTTGGTAGGCATCTTTGTGCTGCAGAATAAAAGAGAGGGCATCAATAACCATGTGCAGCATatacaacagcagcatcacattATAATTCATGCTGAATCTCACGCTATGATACGGCACAGGTTCCACATTGAAAGTGACTTCAAAGGCTCACTGTTTTGTAGCACTGACTAGAACAGCGGTGGGACACTGAGTGAACCTGGGTGTTGTAGCTGATATTGTTATGTAGAAACTCCTGtactgtgtatgtttgtttacGACAGGGAGAGGGGATGCTGTGAAACTATTCTGTTTGAGGGCAGAATGGCCATTGATGCCTCTATGCATGCAAAGGGCAcgtcactttaaaaaaataaaattattttagttATAGGAGTACTGATCAGCTCATGAAAATAACTAAAACTGATGAGAATAAAATCTGCATTACACACTGGGGGGTTAAAGGGTATTTACCAGGGGCTACGGACTATAAGGATGTGGTGAAGTTTCACTGCAGGCAAGTTTCTCTCTAATCTCTGCACTTATTTTGCCCACTCTTTGTTATTTGGTCAGCTGTGACTCCCCTAAAGTTATGAAAATGTAATACTACGTGGCTGATTGCTTCTCTATCAGGCAGCCTCGgaacaaatgtgtgtattttgatCATTTACTAGGAGATATTTCTCCTGTTCACTACCTTGTAAACGTTATCAATGTGCTGTTGAAACTGAATCTCAAACTTGAGGTGAAGTTAACTAGTTTTCCTTTTGTGCTGCGATCTTACAAAGTTCACATCAACTTCTAGATAACACGAGCTCGGATGAGAGGTGCTGCGGTGAATGTGAATCAGCCACCCGGGATAAATAGAGCTGCCCTGGGTTGAACTTGAATGAAAATGGGTCCCCAAGTAACTAAATTAGCGCCTGGTCGACTTGTTGAATTGTGAATGTCGTGTTAGTGCCGCCTATCGTGAGGTCCACGGCGAGGCCATCACCATTGGCCCGGTCAGtgcgttagctagctaacgatACAGTTAGCCTAGCACGCACTCAGCTGAAGTTAACAGCAGTGGAAGCAAGATGAGATGCAGAGGCGAGTCAAAAGAAATATTGGTtcaataatgttaaaaaatgaaCTATATTTACCTGGCTAAGGTTGTCCTTGGCATCAGCAAGGACCCCGTAGCTCCGATAGAGATCCTCAATAGTGACCGCCATCAGCGTGCGTCCGGGTGGCTGTCGCTCACAGAAAAGACCGCcaataaaaccacaaagaaaGCCCTCACTCTCTGGTCGATTTAACTCCGTTTCAGACGACTGCAGTAAAAACAAC includes these proteins:
- the api5 gene encoding apoptosis inhibitor 5, which produces MAVTIEDLYRSYGVLADAKDNLSQHKDAYQVILDGVKGGPKEKRLAAQFIPKFFSSFPELADAAINAQLDLCEDEDVSIRRQAIKELPRFATGENILRVADILTQLLQTDDTAEFNQVNAALISIFKIDAKGTLGGLFSQILQGEDIVRERAIKFLSAKLKTLPEDVMTKEVEDYVFAETKKVLEDVTGEEFVLLMRVVSGLRVLQTVNGRQQLVELVVEQAFLEQALNPADPDTVDRLLQCTRQALPLFSKNVHSTRFVTYFCEHVLTNLSALTSPVAELDIQLEVLKLLAEMSPFCGDMEKLEANLNMLFTKLLEFMPLPPEEVENGENSANEEPKLQFSYVECLLFGFHQLGKKLPDFLIDKVDAERLKDFKIRLQYFARGLQVYIRQLRVALQGKTGDALKTEENKIKVVALKITNNINVLIKDLFHNPPSFKSTVTLSWKPVQKTEAVAPKRPSGEEMGSGATTKKQVSPQPRRDARQIYNPPSGKYSASIGNFNYEQRGGFRGGRGRGFGTRGNRSRGRIY